From a single Actinomycetes bacterium genomic region:
- a CDS encoding Crp/Fnr family transcriptional regulator produces MPERSLSRTALFAALDEEAAESLRASMTQVDVDKGNVLFSEGEPGDRLFLIVDGKIKLGASSSDGRETLLGVLGPGEMFGELSLFDPGQRTSTATALTRATLIGLGHDDLMPWLRERPEVAAALLQALAQRLRRTNEAMADLVFRDVPGRVAKALLDLAGKFGTPQPDGGILVTHDLTQEELAQLVGASRETVNKALADFQNRGWIRVEQRSVLLVDLERLDRRAH; encoded by the coding sequence ATGCCCGAACGCTCGCTGTCCCGCACCGCGCTGTTCGCGGCCCTCGACGAGGAGGCGGCCGAGTCGCTTCGCGCCTCGATGACCCAGGTCGACGTCGACAAGGGCAACGTGCTCTTCTCCGAGGGCGAGCCCGGTGACCGCCTCTTCCTCATCGTCGACGGCAAGATCAAGCTCGGCGCCTCCTCCAGCGATGGCCGGGAGACGCTGCTCGGTGTCCTCGGGCCGGGGGAGATGTTCGGCGAGCTGAGCCTGTTCGATCCCGGCCAGCGCACCTCCACCGCGACCGCGCTCACCAGGGCCACCCTGATCGGTCTCGGGCACGACGACCTGATGCCCTGGCTGCGCGAGCGCCCCGAGGTGGCGGCGGCCCTGCTCCAGGCGCTGGCCCAGCGCCTGCGCCGGACCAACGAGGCGATGGCCGACCTGGTCTTCCGCGACGTGCCGGGACGGGTCGCCAAGGCACTGCTCGACCTCGCCGGCAAGTTCGGCACCCCTCAGCCCGACGGCGGGATCCTCGTCACCCACGACCTCACCCAGGAGGAGCTCGCCCAGCTCGTCGGCGCGTCGCGGGAGACGGTGAACAAGGCCCTCGCGGACTTCCAGAACCGGGGGTGGATCCGGGTCGAGCAGCGCTCGGTCCTGCTCGTCGACCTGGAGCGCCTGGACCGGCGGGCGCACTGA
- a CDS encoding MBL fold metallo-hydrolase gives MTPYATCVLAPNPSPMTLDGTNTWVLGDAGAPECIVVDPGPDLPAHRDAVLSAVDARRVAAVLLTHGHPDHAEGAVAFAAAAASRGPVPGVRALDPAHRLGAEGLADGDVLAAAGVVVRVVATPGHTADSLCFLLDAAGGRGPDLLTGDTVLGRGSSVVAYPDGRLGPYLESLDRLLVVCTASDAARLLPGHGPVLDDPVGVLRAYRAHREERLAQVAGAVRAGARTPAEVVEVVYADVDRALWPAATATVRAALAYLAQLGGAQT, from the coding sequence GTGACGCCGTACGCGACGTGCGTGCTGGCCCCGAACCCCTCGCCGATGACCCTGGACGGGACGAACACGTGGGTCCTCGGCGACGCCGGCGCGCCGGAGTGCATCGTCGTCGACCCGGGGCCCGACCTGCCGGCCCACCGGGACGCCGTCCTCTCCGCGGTCGACGCCCGCCGGGTGGCCGCGGTGCTGCTCACCCACGGCCACCCCGACCACGCGGAGGGGGCGGTCGCCTTCGCCGCGGCGGCCGCCTCCCGCGGTCCCGTCCCCGGGGTCCGCGCGCTCGACCCGGCGCACCGCCTGGGCGCCGAGGGGCTCGCCGACGGCGACGTGCTGGCCGCCGCCGGTGTCGTCGTCCGTGTCGTGGCCACGCCGGGGCACACGGCGGACTCGCTGTGCTTCCTGCTCGACGCCGCGGGGGGACGCGGCCCTGACCTGCTCACCGGCGACACGGTGCTCGGACGCGGTTCGTCCGTCGTCGCCTACCCGGACGGGCGCCTGGGCCCGTACTTGGAGTCCCTCGACCGGCTGCTGGTCGTGTGCACCGCCTCCGACGCGGCCCGGCTGCTCCCGGGCCACGGGCCGGTGCTCGACGATCCTGTCGGGGTGCTGCGCGCCTACCGGGCCCACCGGGAGGAGCGGCTGGCCCAGGTCGCCGGCGCCGTGCGAGCGGGAGCGCGTACGCCTGCCGAGGTCGTCGAGGTCGTCTACGCCGACGTCGACCGCGCGCTGTGGCCGGCGGCCACCGCCACTGTCCGCGCGGCGCTCGCCTATCTGGCCCAGCTGGGCGGCGCGCAGACGTGA
- a CDS encoding ArsA-related P-loop ATPase, translating into MSPARRSRAVPTPLPAPVPQTLDVDAILDDPTVRIVVCCGSGGVGKTTAAAALGVRAAERGRRTVVLTIDPARRLAQSLGLTSLENEPRAVRGVDTSAGGRLDAMMLDMKRTFDEVVTAHADEVKAQQIFANPFYQSLSSSFAGTQEYMAMEKLGQLRARADAEGTWDLIVVDTPPSRSALDFLDAPKRLGSFLDGRLIRILMAPAKAGGRAYLRFVGAGIERVTNALTKVLGAQVLKDVQTFVAALDTMFGGFRERADQTYALLQAPGTSFLVVASPEPDALREASYFVERLAAEHMPLAGLLVNRLHHVGRLAGLSAEESIAAAERLDRLGGHPLTSALLRQHAERERQAIRERHVVDRFVAAHPDVALAYAPAQASDVHDLAGLRAVAAAVAANAAR; encoded by the coding sequence ATGAGCCCGGCGCGCCGGTCTCGGGCCGTGCCCACACCGCTGCCGGCACCGGTCCCGCAGACCCTCGACGTCGACGCCATCCTCGATGACCCGACCGTGCGGATCGTCGTGTGCTGCGGATCCGGGGGGGTCGGCAAGACGACGGCCGCCGCCGCGCTCGGCGTACGCGCCGCGGAGCGCGGGCGCCGGACGGTGGTCCTGACCATCGACCCCGCCCGTCGGCTGGCGCAGTCCCTGGGTCTGACCAGCCTGGAGAACGAGCCCCGAGCGGTGCGCGGCGTCGACACGTCGGCGGGAGGACGCCTCGACGCGATGATGCTCGACATGAAGCGGACCTTCGACGAGGTCGTGACGGCGCACGCCGATGAGGTCAAGGCCCAGCAGATCTTCGCGAACCCCTTCTACCAGTCCCTGTCCTCCTCCTTCGCCGGCACCCAGGAGTACATGGCGATGGAGAAGCTGGGCCAGCTGCGCGCGCGGGCCGACGCGGAGGGCACCTGGGACCTCATCGTCGTCGACACCCCGCCGTCACGGTCGGCGCTGGACTTCCTCGACGCGCCCAAGCGGCTGGGGTCCTTCCTCGACGGGCGGCTCATCCGCATCCTCATGGCTCCGGCAAAAGCCGGCGGGCGAGCGTACCTGCGCTTCGTCGGCGCCGGGATCGAGCGGGTGACCAACGCCTTGACCAAGGTGCTCGGCGCCCAGGTGCTCAAGGACGTCCAGACCTTCGTGGCCGCCCTCGACACCATGTTCGGCGGGTTCCGTGAACGCGCCGACCAGACCTACGCGCTCCTGCAGGCGCCCGGGACCTCCTTCCTCGTCGTCGCCTCCCCCGAGCCGGACGCGCTTCGCGAGGCGTCGTACTTCGTGGAGCGGCTCGCCGCCGAGCACATGCCGCTGGCCGGGCTCCTCGTCAACCGGCTGCACCACGTCGGGCGTCTGGCGGGGCTGAGCGCCGAGGAGTCCATCGCGGCAGCCGAGCGCCTGGACCGGTTGGGCGGGCATCCCCTGACCTCGGCGCTGCTGCGACAGCACGCCGAACGTGAGCGCCAGGCGATCCGCGAGCGCCACGTCGTCGACCGGTTCGTGGCGGCCCACCCCGACGTCGCGCTCGCCTACGCACCGGCCCAGGCCTCCGACGTGCACGAC
- a CDS encoding MerR family transcriptional regulator has product MNRFTIDELAARTGMTVRNIRAFQSRHLLPAPVWQGRSNLYDESHVERIELVRRLQDEGFTLESVRTLIERGEEFTAEVARLREGLAPADVDGDPEWIPMTEQALRIAVRDSAQSVERLVQTGVLRLDEEGQLWVRPDFGVRWRLLELGLGPDELADLVELVERRARSLGRALAGHLSGLPGSPAPGELAGLAARLTTEALTPALREELDRAPRQRATRGVTRPAGRGSED; this is encoded by the coding sequence ATGAACCGGTTCACGATCGACGAGCTGGCGGCGCGGACGGGGATGACGGTGCGCAACATCCGCGCGTTCCAGTCCCGGCACCTGCTGCCCGCCCCGGTCTGGCAGGGTCGCAGCAACCTCTACGACGAGTCCCACGTCGAGCGCATCGAACTGGTCCGACGCCTCCAGGACGAGGGCTTCACCCTGGAGTCGGTGCGCACGCTCATCGAGCGCGGCGAGGAGTTCACCGCGGAGGTCGCGCGGCTGCGCGAGGGGTTGGCGCCCGCCGACGTCGACGGCGACCCCGAGTGGATCCCGATGACCGAGCAGGCACTGCGGATCGCGGTGCGCGACTCCGCGCAGTCCGTGGAGCGACTGGTCCAGACCGGGGTGCTGCGCCTGGACGAGGAGGGCCAGCTGTGGGTCCGCCCCGACTTCGGCGTCCGGTGGCGGCTGCTCGAGCTGGGCCTCGGCCCGGACGAGCTGGCCGATCTCGTCGAGCTGGTCGAGCGGCGCGCCCGCTCGTTGGGCCGGGCCCTCGCCGGCCACCTGTCGGGGCTGCCCGGATCGCCGGCGCCCGGCGAGCTGGCCGGGCTGGCGGCACGGCTCACGACCGAGGCCCTGACGCCGGCCCTGCGCGAGGAGCTGGACCGAGCGCCGCGACAGAGGGCCACCCGTGGCGTGACACGTCCGGCCGGGCGCGGCAGCGAGGACTAG
- a CDS encoding CoA pyrophosphatase codes for MSALPEWLRPLADRAAAPDVAARVRFRVPPMPQGETRDAAVLVLFGERRPGHGDVLLIERAHQLRAHAGQPAFPGGALDPEDDGPVGAALREAAEETGVRVGGVEVFAVLPELHLPVSSYLVTPVLAWWREPSAVAPVDPAEVAAVHRVPLADLVDPANRLRIRYPSGWVGPAFRVAGMTVWGFTGGLLDRILALGGWERPWDRAIVEDLDQLGLSGSATPAPGTGSGTP; via the coding sequence GTGAGCGCGCTGCCCGAGTGGCTTCGTCCGCTCGCGGACCGGGCGGCTGCGCCCGACGTGGCGGCGCGGGTGCGCTTCCGGGTGCCGCCCATGCCGCAGGGCGAGACTCGCGATGCGGCCGTGCTGGTGCTCTTCGGCGAGCGCCGACCGGGCCACGGTGACGTCCTGCTGATCGAGCGGGCCCACCAGCTGCGCGCCCACGCGGGACAGCCCGCGTTCCCGGGGGGCGCACTCGACCCGGAGGACGACGGGCCGGTCGGTGCAGCGCTGCGCGAGGCGGCCGAGGAGACCGGGGTCCGGGTGGGCGGTGTCGAGGTGTTCGCGGTCCTGCCCGAGCTGCACCTGCCCGTGTCCTCCTATCTGGTCACGCCGGTTCTGGCCTGGTGGCGCGAGCCCTCCGCCGTCGCGCCGGTCGACCCCGCGGAGGTCGCGGCGGTGCACCGGGTTCCCCTCGCAGACCTCGTCGACCCGGCGAACCGGTTGCGGATCCGCTATCCGAGCGGCTGGGTCGGGCCGGCGTTCCGGGTGGCCGGGATGACGGTGTGGGGATTTACCGGCGGCCTGCTCGACCGGATCCTCGCGCTCGGCGGGTGGGAACGTCCCTGGGACCGCGCGATCGTCGAGGACCTGGACCAGCTGGGCCTGTCCGGCTCCGCGACACCCGCCCCGGGGACGGGAAGCGGCACCCCGTGA
- a CDS encoding RidA family protein: MTPEERLADLGRPLPEVARPVAAYVPAVRTGSYVYTSGQLPMVSGALAVTGKVGSEVSPEQAKELAATCALNALAAVRAEVGELGAVVRVVKLVGYVASAPDFTGQPGVVNGASELLQAAFGDSGVHARSAVGVAVLPLDAPVEIDLVVEVR, from the coding sequence GTGACCCCCGAGGAGCGCCTCGCCGATCTCGGCCGCCCGCTGCCCGAGGTCGCCCGTCCGGTGGCGGCGTACGTCCCCGCGGTGCGTACCGGCAGCTACGTCTACACCTCGGGCCAGCTGCCGATGGTGTCCGGTGCGCTCGCCGTGACCGGCAAGGTCGGCTCCGAGGTCAGCCCCGAGCAGGCCAAGGAGCTCGCCGCGACCTGTGCGCTCAACGCCCTGGCGGCGGTGCGCGCCGAGGTGGGCGAGCTCGGCGCGGTGGTACGGGTCGTCAAGCTCGTCGGGTACGTCGCCTCGGCGCCCGACTTCACCGGCCAGCCCGGCGTGGTCAACGGGGCGAGCGAGCTGCTGCAGGCGGCGTTCGGGGACTCCGGGGTCCACGCCCGCTCGGCGGTCGGGGTCGCGGTGCTCCCGCTCGACGCACCGGTCGAGATCGACCTGGTCGTCGAGGTCCGCTGA
- a CDS encoding ArsA-related P-loop ATPase produces the protein MARPKDAPSKDWPDVRLHVVTGKGGTGKTTAAGALALALASGGGRVLIVEVEGRQGLAQLFDTPPLGYAEERLAPAPEGGEVFGLAVDPEDALLEYLELFYRMRSAGRLLDRFGVVDFATTIAPGLRDVLLTGKVYEAVGKRRAGRREYDAVVLDAPPTGRIARFLNVNSEVAGLAKVGPIRSQADSIMGLLRSRRTAIHVVTLLEEMPVQETVDAVAELAEIGLPVGGIVLNMLRSAPLRPTDLAAAAKDALPRAEVLAGLGAAGVEATPETVAVLLEEAREAAERAALERRERRRVSALGRPMYALPLLADGMDLGGLQDLAAELAAQGAA, from the coding sequence ATGGCCAGGCCGAAGGACGCCCCGTCCAAAGACTGGCCCGACGTGCGCCTGCACGTGGTCACCGGCAAGGGCGGCACGGGGAAGACGACGGCCGCCGGGGCGCTCGCCCTTGCCCTGGCCTCCGGCGGCGGGCGGGTCCTCATCGTCGAGGTGGAGGGCCGGCAGGGCCTTGCCCAGCTGTTCGACACGCCACCGCTCGGCTACGCCGAGGAGCGGCTGGCGCCGGCACCCGAGGGCGGCGAGGTCTTCGGCCTCGCCGTCGACCCCGAGGACGCGCTGCTGGAGTACCTCGAGCTGTTCTATCGGATGCGCAGCGCCGGCCGGCTGCTCGACCGCTTCGGCGTGGTCGACTTCGCGACGACGATCGCCCCCGGGCTGCGCGACGTGCTGCTGACGGGCAAGGTCTACGAGGCGGTGGGCAAGCGCCGCGCCGGACGGCGGGAGTACGACGCCGTCGTCCTGGACGCTCCGCCGACCGGACGCATCGCGCGCTTCCTCAACGTCAACAGCGAGGTCGCCGGCCTCGCGAAGGTAGGGCCCATCCGCAGCCAGGCCGACTCGATCATGGGGCTGCTGCGCTCCCGCCGCACGGCCATCCACGTCGTGACGCTGCTCGAGGAGATGCCCGTGCAGGAGACGGTGGACGCGGTGGCGGAGCTGGCCGAGATCGGCCTGCCGGTCGGCGGCATCGTCCTCAACATGCTGCGCTCGGCCCCGCTCCGACCCACCGACCTCGCGGCCGCGGCCAAGGACGCCCTGCCGCGGGCGGAGGTCCTGGCCGGGCTCGGCGCCGCCGGGGTCGAGGCCACGCCCGAGACGGTCGCGGTGCTCCTGGAGGAGGCCCGCGAGGCGGCCGAGCGCGCCGCGCTCGAGCGGCGGGAGCGCCGGCGGGTCTCGGCGCTCGGACGGCCGATGTACGCGCTGCCGCTGCTCGCCGACGGCATGGACCTCGGCGGGCTGCAGGACCTCGCCGCCGAGCTCGCCGCCCAGGGGGCGGCGTGA
- the nth gene encoding endonuclease III: MVAAARSRSAPEQTRTALVRRARRTHRALAEAYPDARCELDFTTPLELLVATILSAQCTDKRVNQVTPALFARYPSAAEYAAADRAELESMIMSTGFFRAKASSLMGLGQELCDRFGGEVPGRLADLVTLPGVGRKTANVVLGHAFGIPGITVDTHVARLSRRLGWTSENDPIRIEADLAALFPRKDWTLLSDRLIFHGRRRCHARRAACGACPVAHWCPSFGVGETDPVAAAKLVKDGS, from the coding sequence GTGGTGGCGGCGGCGCGTTCGCGCAGCGCTCCGGAACAGACCCGGACGGCGCTGGTGCGCCGTGCGCGCCGAACGCACCGGGCGCTCGCCGAGGCCTATCCGGACGCCCGCTGCGAGCTGGACTTCACCACGCCGCTGGAGCTGCTGGTCGCGACGATCCTGTCGGCTCAGTGCACCGACAAGCGGGTCAACCAGGTGACCCCGGCACTGTTCGCGCGCTACCCGAGTGCCGCCGAGTACGCCGCCGCGGACCGGGCGGAGCTCGAGTCGATGATCATGAGCACCGGTTTCTTCCGCGCCAAGGCGAGCAGCCTCATGGGCCTCGGCCAGGAACTGTGCGACCGCTTCGGGGGTGAGGTCCCGGGCCGGTTGGCCGACCTCGTCACCCTGCCCGGGGTCGGGCGCAAGACGGCGAACGTCGTGCTCGGCCACGCCTTCGGTATCCCGGGGATCACCGTCGACACTCACGTCGCGCGACTGTCCCGCCGTCTGGGCTGGACGAGCGAGAACGACCCGATCCGCATCGAGGCCGACCTGGCCGCGCTGTTCCCTCGCAAGGACTGGACCCTGCTGAGCGACCGTCTCATCTTCCACGGCCGCCGGCGCTGCCACGCGCGCCGGGCCGCCTGCGGCGCCTGTCCGGTGGCGCACTGGTGCCCCTCCTTCGGGGTCGGGGAGACCGACCCGGTCGCCGCGGCCAAACTGGTCAAGGACGGCTCGTGA